The following coding sequences are from one Oryzisolibacter sp. LB2S window:
- a CDS encoding MotA/TolQ/ExbB proton channel family protein, translating to MLSIIQAAGWPIWPLIACSILALALIFERFVALKTARVAPPKLLDEAISVSSKTVPSPDVVSQLAQNSALGEVLASGLRTLNGNPQSSEADLRAAMEGTGRSVAHRLEKYLTALATIASAAPLLGLLGTVIGMIEIFGSQAGGGAVGGGNPAQLAHGISVALYNTAFGLIVAIPTLIFWRYFRSRVDAYLLTLELASEQFVRHISRLRK from the coding sequence TTGCTGTCGATCATACAAGCCGCCGGCTGGCCCATCTGGCCCCTGATTGCCTGTTCCATCCTGGCTCTGGCGCTGATCTTCGAGCGCTTCGTGGCCCTGAAGACCGCCCGCGTCGCCCCGCCGAAGCTGCTCGATGAAGCCATCTCGGTATCCTCCAAGACCGTCCCCAGCCCAGACGTGGTGAGCCAGCTGGCGCAGAACTCGGCCCTGGGAGAAGTGCTCGCCAGCGGCCTGCGCACCCTGAACGGCAACCCGCAGAGCAGCGAGGCCGACCTGCGCGCCGCGATGGAGGGCACGGGCCGCAGCGTGGCGCACCGCCTGGAGAAATACCTCACGGCCCTGGCCACGATTGCCTCGGCCGCGCCGCTGCTGGGGCTTCTGGGCACCGTCATCGGCATGATCGAGATCTTCGGGTCGCAGGCCGGAGGCGGCGCCGTGGGCGGCGGCAACCCCGCGCAACTGGCGCATGGCATCTCGGTGGCGCTCTACAACACGGCGTTTGGCCTGATCGTCGCCATTCCGACGCTGATCTTCTGGCGCTACTTCAGAAGCCGCGTCGATGCCTATCTGCTGACGCTGGAGCTCGCCTCCGAGCAGTTCGTGCGCCACATCAGCCGTCTGCGCAAATAG
- a CDS encoding biopolymer transporter ExbD gives MNFRPRQKEEPEINLIPFIDVLLVILIFLMLSTTYSKFTELQLTLPVADAQQLRDHPKEVIVSVAADGRYAVNKTALDGRHVEQVARALTDAAPAGSESVIIISADAAAPHQSVVTVMEAARRAGLSQITFATQSSATAGK, from the coding sequence ATGAACTTCCGCCCCCGCCAGAAGGAAGAGCCGGAGATCAACCTGATCCCCTTCATCGACGTGCTGCTGGTGATCCTGATCTTTCTGATGCTGTCGACCACCTACAGCAAGTTCACCGAGCTGCAGCTGACCCTGCCCGTGGCGGACGCCCAGCAGCTGCGCGACCACCCGAAGGAGGTCATCGTCTCCGTCGCCGCAGACGGGCGCTACGCCGTGAACAAGACCGCCCTCGACGGGCGCCATGTGGAGCAGGTGGCGCGCGCGCTGACCGATGCCGCCCCGGCCGGCAGCGAGAGCGTGATCATCATCAGCGCCGACGCGGCCGCCCCGCACCAGTCCGTGGTCACGGTGATGGAGGCCGCGCGCCGCGCCGGCCTGTCGCAGATCACCTTTGCCACCCAGTCGTCGGCCACGGCCGGCAAATGA
- a CDS encoding asparaginase, with amino-acid sequence MQVAATRKIVVLGTGGTIAGTSSVAGANVGYTAGQIGVQQLLAAVPALAQASPCNLEAEQIAQIDSKDMDFSVWARLAGRCAQHLADPLVAGIVITHGTDTLEETAWLLRELLAASRPVVLTCAMRPATALVPDGPQNLLDAVTLAAEPSACGVLMVAAGVVHGARAVSKVHPLRLDAFASGDEGSLGWVEAGRVRWAHGRAPAVTAPRHAALLPGLATAAWPRVEIVHSHAGADGCVVDWLVDKGVRGIVVAATGNGTLHRALEAALARAVAAGVAVRAASRCPEGRMLAIEGAPWRDAEGLSPVKARISLMLELMDGA; translated from the coding sequence CTGCAAGTGGCTGCAACAAGAAAAATTGTCGTGCTCGGCACCGGAGGCACGATTGCCGGCACCTCCAGCGTGGCCGGCGCCAACGTGGGGTATACGGCCGGGCAGATCGGCGTGCAGCAGTTGCTGGCCGCCGTACCCGCTCTGGCGCAGGCATCTCCCTGCAACCTGGAGGCAGAGCAGATCGCGCAGATCGACAGCAAGGACATGGATTTCTCGGTCTGGGCCAGGCTTGCCGGGCGCTGCGCCCAGCACCTGGCGGACCCGCTCGTGGCCGGCATCGTCATCACCCATGGCACGGACACGCTGGAGGAGACAGCCTGGTTGCTGCGCGAGCTGCTGGCCGCGTCCAGGCCCGTGGTGCTGACCTGCGCGATGCGCCCGGCGACGGCCCTGGTGCCCGACGGGCCGCAGAACCTGCTCGATGCCGTGACGCTCGCGGCCGAGCCCTCTGCGTGCGGCGTGCTGATGGTGGCGGCCGGCGTGGTCCATGGCGCGCGCGCCGTGAGCAAGGTGCACCCGCTGCGGCTCGATGCGTTTGCCTCGGGCGACGAGGGGTCGCTGGGCTGGGTGGAGGCCGGGCGGGTGCGCTGGGCCCATGGGCGCGCGCCCGCCGTCACGGCGCCGCGCCATGCCGCGCTGCTGCCCGGTCTGGCCACCGCCGCCTGGCCGCGCGTGGAGATTGTGCATAGCCATGCCGGCGCCGATGGGTGTGTGGTGGACTGGCTGGTGGACAAGGGCGTGCGTGGCATCGTCGTGGCGGCCACGGGCAATGGCACGCTGCACCGCGCGCTCGAGGCAGCGCTGGCGCGCGCCGTGGCCGCGGGCGTGGCGGTGCGCGCGGCCTCGCGCTGCCCCGAGGGGCGCATGCTGGCCATCGAGGGCGCGCCCTGGCGCGATGCCGAGGGACTGAGCCCCGTGAAGGCGCGCATCAGCCTGATGCTGGAGCTGATGGACGGCGCATGA
- a CDS encoding Trm112 family protein yields the protein MDPKLLELLVCPVTKGPLTYDRERQELISRSARLAYPVRDGIPVLLENEARPLTDEELEQ from the coding sequence ATGGACCCGAAACTGCTTGAACTGCTGGTCTGCCCCGTCACCAAGGGCCCGCTGACCTACGACCGCGAACGCCAGGAGCTGATCTCGCGCAGCGCCCGCCTGGCCTACCCCGTGCGCGACGGCATCCCCGTGCTGCTCGAGAACGAGGCGCGCCCGCTGACCGACGAGGAGCTGGAGCAGTGA
- the adk gene encoding adenylate kinase has product MRLILLGAPGAGKGTQAAFICQKYGIPQISTGDMLRAAVKAGTPLGLQAKAVMDAGQLVSDDLIINLVKERIAEPDCAKGFLFDGFPRTIPQADAMKAAGVKLDYVLEIDVPFDAIIERMSGRRSHPASGRTYHVKFNPPKVDGKDDVTGEPLVQRDDDKEETVKKRLQVYSDQTRPLVDYYSNWAKNDPAAAPKYRAIQGTGSVEEITERALTALSS; this is encoded by the coding sequence ATGAGACTGATTCTGCTGGGCGCGCCAGGCGCCGGAAAGGGCACACAAGCGGCCTTCATCTGCCAGAAATACGGCATTCCGCAAATCTCCACGGGTGACATGCTGCGCGCCGCCGTCAAGGCCGGCACGCCCCTGGGCCTGCAGGCCAAGGCCGTCATGGACGCGGGCCAACTCGTGAGCGATGACCTGATCATCAACCTCGTGAAGGAGCGCATCGCCGAGCCCGACTGCGCCAAGGGCTTTCTGTTCGACGGCTTCCCGCGCACCATCCCCCAGGCCGACGCCATGAAGGCCGCGGGCGTCAAGCTCGACTATGTGCTCGAAATCGACGTGCCCTTCGACGCCATCATCGAGCGCATGAGCGGCCGCCGCTCGCACCCCGCCTCGGGCCGCACCTACCACGTCAAGTTCAACCCGCCCAAGGTCGACGGCAAGGACGACGTGACGGGCGAGCCCCTGGTGCAGCGCGATGACGACAAGGAAGAAACCGTCAAGAAGCGCCTGCAGGTCTACAGCGACCAGACCCGACCGCTGGTGGACTACTACTCCAACTGGGCCAAGAACGATCCGGCCGCCGCGCCCAAGTACCGCGCCATTCAGGGCACGGGCAGCGTGGAGGAAATCACCGAGCGCGCCCTGACGGCCTTGAGCAGCTGA
- a CDS encoding PEP-CTERM sorting domain-containing protein → MLKTKLASVAAAAVLSLGVMGSVQADPLTIISGGFKFTIDNYDSGTTRYPNGAPVCNTVASCDTAAGINKAPGSVGSVNTSADTMGIFSVALITRISDNTVFWQKGTDGYLTGVFGNLMDHEVNAGCIGTSCVTSANSVGGTWALYMNNVDYDPTLGPLVGPGKDLNALTYPGITGGTLWLSGVFGTGAIAGDTTTTYTSTYNTATLAGGGQAYLDVTGGSAKNQFDTNGLTDLNGNKHDLFMDITFNDADGKASSIGWTVTSAGQIKGNAVPEPGTMALAGLALLGAGLASRRRKA, encoded by the coding sequence ATGCTGAAAACCAAACTTGCTTCGGTCGCTGCTGCTGCAGTCCTGTCGCTCGGCGTCATGGGGTCCGTTCAGGCCGATCCCTTGACCATCATCAGTGGTGGCTTCAAGTTCACCATTGACAACTACGACTCGGGCACTACGCGGTACCCCAATGGCGCCCCCGTCTGCAACACGGTTGCGTCCTGCGACACTGCTGCTGGAATCAACAAGGCGCCGGGCTCCGTGGGTTCCGTCAACACCAGTGCCGACACCATGGGTATCTTCTCCGTGGCCCTGATTACGCGTATTTCGGACAATACGGTCTTCTGGCAGAAGGGCACAGACGGATATCTCACCGGGGTTTTTGGCAATTTGATGGACCATGAGGTGAACGCCGGCTGCATCGGTACCTCCTGCGTAACTTCGGCCAATTCCGTTGGTGGTACCTGGGCGCTGTACATGAACAACGTCGACTACGATCCCACGCTGGGTCCGCTGGTCGGCCCTGGCAAGGATCTGAATGCCCTGACGTACCCCGGCATCACCGGTGGCACCCTGTGGCTGTCGGGTGTATTTGGTACAGGTGCCATTGCTGGCGACACCACCACGACCTACACGTCGACCTACAACACCGCCACCCTGGCAGGTGGTGGTCAGGCCTATCTGGATGTTACCGGCGGCAGCGCGAAGAACCAGTTCGACACCAATGGCCTGACCGACTTGAACGGCAACAAGCACGACCTGTTCATGGACATCACCTTCAACGACGCCGATGGCAAGGCCAGCAGCATTGGTTGGACGGTGACTTCCGCCGGCCAGATCAAGGGCAATGCGGTTCCCGAGCCCGGTACCATGGCCCTGGCCGGCCTGGCCCTGCTGGGTGCGGGTCTCGCCTCTCGCCGCCGCAAGGCCTGA
- the lexA gene encoding transcriptional repressor LexA, which yields MLDSPKLTARQQQILDLIQTAIAQTGAPPTRAEIAAELGFKSANAAEEHLQALARKGVIELVSGTSRGIRLCGETVRNINAVRGTQFSLPIPGLSQLTLPLIGRVAAGSPILAQEHVDQTYTVEGSLFAHKPDYLLKVRGMSMRDVGIMDGDLLAVQATREARSGQIIVARLGDDVTVKRLRRTGSAIELLPENPDYPVIRVQPGEPFEIEGLAVGLIRNTMLM from the coding sequence ATGCTCGACAGCCCCAAGCTCACCGCCCGCCAGCAGCAGATCCTGGACCTGATCCAGACCGCCATCGCGCAGACGGGCGCCCCGCCCACGCGCGCCGAGATCGCGGCCGAGCTCGGCTTCAAGTCCGCCAACGCTGCCGAGGAACACCTGCAGGCGCTGGCGCGCAAGGGCGTCATCGAACTCGTGAGCGGCACCTCGCGCGGCATACGTCTGTGTGGCGAGACCGTGCGCAACATCAACGCCGTGCGCGGCACCCAGTTCAGCCTGCCGATTCCGGGCCTGTCGCAGCTCACGCTGCCGCTCATAGGCCGCGTCGCCGCGGGCTCGCCGATTCTGGCGCAAGAGCATGTGGACCAGACCTACACGGTCGAAGGCAGCCTGTTCGCGCACAAGCCCGACTATCTGCTCAAGGTGCGCGGCATGTCCATGCGCGACGTGGGCATCATGGACGGCGACCTTCTGGCCGTGCAGGCCACGCGCGAGGCGCGCAGCGGCCAGATCATCGTGGCCCGCCTGGGCGACGACGTCACCGTCAAGCGCCTGCGCCGTACCGGCAGCGCCATCGAGCTGCTGCCCGAGAACCCCGACTACCCCGTGATCCGGGTGCAGCCCGGCGAGCCCTTCGAGATCGAGGGCCTGGCCGTGGGCCTGATCCGCAACACCATGCTGATGTAA
- the lpxK gene encoding tetraacyldisaccharide 4'-kinase: MSAATRLRQAWGRRGPLAALLWPLSLLYRLLTALHRLPYRIGLRRAVRLPVPVVVVGNVIAGGAGKTPVTLAVVRHLRAAGWRPGVISRGYGRATDDCRAVLPTSRAADVGDEPLLIAREAGVPVFVARRRADAGRALLAAHPETDILVCDDGLQHLALARDVEICVFNDEGLGNGWLLPAGPLREPWPRAVDLVLHAGRAPGGPAPQFALERTLADHAVDASGRQVPLDALRGARLHALAAIARPQDFFAMLRAQGLTLAHTEALPDHCDFSSWLRSTDKGYSLICTEKDAVKLWPAHPDALAVPLRLTIAPAFFAALDARLASLSSPRH, from the coding sequence ATGAGTGCCGCCACGCGGCTGCGCCAGGCCTGGGGCCGCCGCGGCCCGCTGGCCGCGCTGCTGTGGCCGCTGTCCCTGCTCTACCGCCTGCTGACCGCCCTGCACCGCCTGCCCTATCGGATCGGCCTGCGCCGCGCCGTGCGCCTGCCAGTGCCCGTCGTCGTGGTGGGCAATGTGATCGCGGGCGGCGCCGGCAAGACGCCCGTGACCCTGGCCGTGGTGCGCCATCTGCGTGCCGCGGGCTGGCGCCCCGGCGTGATCTCGCGCGGCTATGGGCGTGCCACCGACGACTGCCGCGCCGTACTGCCCACGAGCCGGGCCGCCGACGTGGGCGACGAGCCGCTGCTGATCGCGCGCGAGGCCGGCGTGCCCGTGTTCGTCGCGCGCCGGCGCGCGGACGCCGGGCGCGCGCTGCTCGCGGCCCACCCGGAAACCGACATCCTGGTCTGCGACGACGGGCTGCAGCACCTGGCGCTGGCGCGCGACGTGGAAATCTGCGTCTTCAACGACGAGGGCCTGGGCAACGGCTGGCTGCTGCCCGCGGGCCCGCTGCGCGAGCCCTGGCCGCGCGCCGTCGATCTGGTGCTGCACGCCGGCCGCGCGCCCGGCGGGCCGGCGCCGCAGTTTGCCCTGGAGCGCACGCTGGCCGACCATGCAGTCGACGCATCGGGCCGGCAGGTGCCGCTCGATGCGCTGCGCGGCGCGCGCCTGCACGCCCTGGCCGCCATCGCCCGCCCGCAGGACTTCTTTGCCATGCTGCGCGCCCAGGGGCTGACGCTGGCGCACACCGAGGCCCTGCCAGATCACTGTGATTTTTCTAGCTGGTTGCGCTCTACAGACAAGGGCTACAGCCTGATATGTACCGAGAAGGACGCCGTGAAGCTCTGGCCCGCCCACCCCGACGCCCTGGCCGTGCCGCTGCGCCTGACCATCGCCCCGGCCTTCTTTGCGGCGCTGGACGCGCGCCTGGCCTCGCTATCATCGCCACGCCATTGA
- the xseA gene encoding exodeoxyribonuclease VII large subunit, translating into MFEPDNAGSAPRIWEVGALCRAIADALQARFNPVAVRGEITGFSRASSGHCYFSLKDAQGQIRCAMFRRAASALDFMPRDGELVEVQGQLGVYEARGDLQLIVEGMRRAGQGALFEQFLRLKAQLEAEGLFDAARKRALPAMPRGIGLVTSPGAAALHDVVTALRRRVPHIPVVLVPALVQGTQAPASIVDALSKLYLLAQGQSALGGNLTANRDAPPAIDVILLVRGGGSIEDLWAFNDERVARAIVQSPVPLISGVGHETDFTIADFCADLRAPTPTAAAEMVSEPRATWLGALDLLAGRLQDGLQRQVDLRHQRLDQAAQRLGRPSGLVARQQLRLGGMAQRMRHGLLLKMQRLAQSHQALEAKLPHVVQRGLAQQRERLERAALRLELLNPQLVLQRGYALLTDMQGQPLCRADQVRLGEAVHARLAEGELDLTVAPRRLL; encoded by the coding sequence ATGTTTGAACCCGACAACGCAGGCTCCGCGCCACGAATCTGGGAAGTTGGCGCGCTGTGCCGCGCCATTGCTGATGCGCTGCAGGCGCGCTTCAATCCGGTCGCGGTGCGCGGGGAGATCACGGGCTTCTCGCGCGCGTCCAGCGGGCATTGCTACTTCTCGCTCAAGGACGCGCAGGGGCAGATCCGCTGCGCCATGTTCCGGCGCGCGGCCAGCGCTCTGGACTTCATGCCGCGCGATGGCGAGCTGGTCGAGGTGCAGGGCCAGCTCGGCGTGTACGAGGCGCGCGGCGACCTGCAGCTCATCGTCGAAGGCATGCGCCGCGCGGGGCAGGGCGCGCTGTTCGAGCAGTTTCTGCGCCTGAAGGCGCAGCTGGAGGCGGAGGGCCTGTTCGACGCCGCGCGCAAGCGGGCGCTGCCGGCCATGCCGCGCGGCATAGGGCTGGTCACCTCGCCGGGCGCGGCCGCACTGCACGATGTGGTGACGGCGCTGCGCCGGCGCGTGCCGCATATCCCCGTGGTGCTGGTGCCGGCCCTGGTGCAGGGCACGCAGGCGCCGGCGTCCATCGTCGATGCACTATCAAAACTGTATCTGCTTGCGCAGGGCCAGAGCGCATTGGGTGGCAATTTGACTGCCAATCGAGATGCGCCGCCCGCCATCGACGTCATCCTGCTGGTGCGCGGCGGCGGCTCCATCGAGGACCTGTGGGCCTTCAACGACGAGCGCGTGGCCCGCGCCATCGTGCAAAGCCCCGTGCCGCTGATCAGCGGCGTGGGCCATGAGACCGACTTCACCATCGCCGACTTCTGCGCCGATCTGCGCGCGCCCACGCCCACGGCCGCGGCCGAGATGGTCAGCGAGCCGCGCGCGACCTGGCTGGGCGCGCTCGATCTGCTCGCCGGGCGGCTGCAGGATGGCCTGCAGCGCCAGGTCGACCTGCGCCACCAGCGCCTGGACCAGGCCGCCCAGCGCCTGGGCCGGCCCTCGGGCCTGGTCGCGCGCCAGCAGCTGCGGCTGGGCGGCATGGCCCAGCGTATGCGCCATGGTTTACTCCTGAAAATGCAGCGCCTTGCGCAATCTCATCAAGCGCTGGAGGCCAAGTTGCCTCATGTCGTGCAGCGCGGCTTGGCGCAGCAGCGGGAGCGGCTCGAGCGTGCCGCGCTGCGTCTGGAGCTGCTCAACCCGCAGCTGGTGCTGCAGCGCGGCTATGCGCTGCTGACCGACATGCAGGGCCAGCCGCTGTGCCGCGCCGACCAGGTGCGCCTGGGCGAGGCCGTGCACGCGCGCCTGGCCGAGGGTGAGCTCGACCTCACCGTAGCGCCGCGCCGGCTGCTCTAG
- the kdsB gene encoding 3-deoxy-manno-octulosonate cytidylyltransferase — protein sequence MPVTVPFTVLIPARLASTRLPNKPLADIAGLPMVVHVARRAAQSAALRCVVAADDATIVEACRLHGVEALLTRADHASGSDRLAEACALLGLAGDDIVVNVQGDEPLIDPRLIDAVAAILHQRADASMGTAAHAIDSAADFANPNIVKVVLDAHGMAHYFSRAPIPYARDHAPGSAWWQAGQGAPAGFAPLRHVGIYSYRAGFLRRFPDLSPAPTEQLEALEQLRALWHGHRIAVHVTASAPGAGVDTPEDLERVRALLAG from the coding sequence GTGCCCGTCACCGTGCCCTTCACGGTGCTGATTCCGGCGCGCCTGGCCTCCACGCGCCTGCCGAACAAGCCCCTGGCCGACATTGCCGGCCTGCCCATGGTCGTGCATGTGGCGCGCCGAGCCGCGCAAAGCGCCGCCCTGCGCTGCGTGGTGGCGGCGGACGACGCGACCATCGTCGAGGCCTGCCGCCTGCATGGCGTGGAGGCCCTGCTCACGCGCGCCGACCACGCCAGCGGCAGCGACCGCCTGGCCGAGGCCTGCGCGCTGCTCGGCCTGGCCGGCGACGACATCGTCGTCAACGTGCAGGGCGACGAGCCGCTCATAGACCCGCGCCTGATCGACGCCGTGGCCGCGATCCTGCACCAGCGCGCCGACGCCAGCATGGGCACGGCCGCGCACGCCATCGACAGCGCGGCGGACTTCGCCAACCCCAACATCGTCAAGGTGGTGCTGGACGCCCATGGCATGGCTCACTATTTCAGCCGGGCGCCGATCCCGTATGCGCGCGACCATGCCCCGGGCAGCGCCTGGTGGCAGGCCGGCCAGGGCGCGCCCGCAGGCTTTGCCCCGCTGCGCCATGTGGGCATCTACAGCTACCGCGCGGGGTTTCTGCGCCGCTTCCCGGACCTTTCGCCCGCGCCCACCGAGCAGCTGGAGGCGCTGGAGCAGCTGCGCGCGCTCTGGCATGGCCACCGCATCGCCGTGCACGTGACGGCGAGCGCCCCCGGCGCCGGCGTGGACACGCCCGAGGACCTCGAGCGCGTGCGCGCCCTGCTGGCCGGATAG
- a CDS encoding Fe-Mn family superoxide dismutase — protein MEHQLPALPYAIDALAPHYSQETLEYHHGKHHNAYVVNLNNLQKGTEFESMTLEEIVKKSSGGIYNNAAQIWNHTFFWNCMTPNGGGEPTGALAAAIAAKWGSYAAFKEAFVKSAVGNFGSGWTWLVKKADGSVDIVNTGAAGTPLTTADKALLTVDVWEHAYYIDYRNLRQKFVETFLDKLVNWKFAEANFA, from the coding sequence ATGGAACACCAACTGCCAGCTCTGCCCTACGCCATCGACGCCCTGGCCCCGCACTACAGCCAGGAAACGCTGGAGTACCACCACGGCAAGCACCACAACGCCTACGTGGTGAACCTGAACAACCTGCAGAAGGGCACCGAGTTCGAGAGCATGACGCTCGAGGAGATCGTCAAGAAGTCCAGCGGCGGCATCTACAACAACGCCGCGCAGATCTGGAACCACACCTTCTTCTGGAACTGCATGACGCCCAACGGCGGCGGCGAGCCCACGGGCGCGCTGGCCGCGGCGATTGCCGCCAAGTGGGGCAGCTACGCCGCCTTCAAGGAGGCCTTTGTGAAGTCCGCCGTGGGCAACTTCGGCTCGGGCTGGACCTGGCTGGTCAAGAAGGCCGACGGTAGCGTGGACATCGTCAACACCGGCGCCGCCGGCACGCCCCTGACCACGGCCGACAAGGCCCTGCTCACGGTGGACGTGTGGGAGCATGCCTACTACATCGACTACCGCAACCTGCGTCAGAAGTTCGTCGAGACCTTCCTCGACAAGCTCGTGAACTGGAAGTTTGCCGAAGCCAACTTCGCCTGA
- a CDS encoding NADP-dependent isocitrate dehydrogenase has product MSTQQPTIIYTLTDEAPRLATASFLPIVRGFASAAGIDVAESDISVAARVLGQFPDCLSDAQRVPDTLTELGKKTLQPDANIIKLPNISASVAQLKAAIKELQDKGYAIPDFPEDPKTDEEKAIRARYNKCIGSAVNPVLREGNSDRRAPRAVKEFARKNPHSMAEWSPASRSHVSHMMHGDFYHGEKSMTLDKARDVKMELITKSGKTIVLKPKVSLQDREVIDSMFMSKKALVDFYEKQIEDARKTGVMFSLHVKATMMKVSHPIVFGHCVKIFYRDAFAKHQKLFDELGVNVNNGMVDLYNKIATLPQSLQDEIKRDLHACHEHRPELAMVDSAKGITNFHSPNDIIVDASMPAMIRNGGKMWGADGRLKDVKAVMPESTFARIYQEMINFCKWHGAFDPKTMGTVPNVGLMAQQAEEYGSHDKTFEIPEDGVANITDLNTGEVLMSQNVEAGDIWRMCQVKDAPIRDWVKLAVTRARNSGMPVVFWLDPYRPHERELITKVKMYLHEHDTTGLDIQIMSQVRAMRYTLERVVRGLDTISATGNILRDYLTDLFPIMELGTSAKMLSIVPLMAGGGMYETGAGGSAPKHVQQLVEENHLRWDSLGEFLALAVSLEDLGIKNHNARAKLLAKTLDAATGKLLDNNKNPSPRTGQLDNRGSQFYLAMYWAQELAGQTEDAELAAKFAPLAKQLTDNEAKIVEELNVIQGKAVDIGGYYQPDLAKLDAVMRPSATFNAALATLAT; this is encoded by the coding sequence ATGAGCACCCAGCAACCCACCATCATCTACACCCTGACCGACGAAGCTCCTCGCCTGGCGACGGCGTCGTTTCTGCCCATCGTGCGCGGCTTCGCGTCGGCTGCCGGCATCGATGTGGCCGAGAGTGACATTTCGGTCGCGGCACGCGTGCTGGGCCAGTTCCCCGATTGCCTGAGCGACGCGCAGCGCGTGCCCGACACGCTGACCGAGCTGGGCAAGAAGACGCTGCAGCCCGACGCCAACATCATCAAGCTGCCCAACATCAGTGCCTCGGTGGCGCAGCTCAAGGCGGCCATCAAGGAGCTGCAGGACAAGGGCTACGCCATTCCCGACTTCCCCGAAGACCCCAAGACCGACGAAGAAAAGGCCATCCGCGCGCGCTACAACAAGTGCATCGGCAGCGCCGTGAACCCGGTGCTGCGCGAGGGCAACTCCGACCGCCGCGCACCGCGCGCCGTCAAGGAGTTTGCGCGCAAGAACCCGCACAGCATGGCCGAGTGGAGTCCGGCCTCGCGCTCGCATGTGTCGCACATGATGCACGGCGACTTCTATCACGGCGAGAAGTCCATGACCCTGGACAAGGCGCGCGACGTGAAGATGGAGCTGATCACCAAGTCCGGCAAGACCATCGTCCTCAAACCCAAGGTCAGCCTGCAGGACCGCGAGGTCATCGACTCCATGTTCATGAGCAAGAAGGCCCTGGTGGACTTCTATGAAAAGCAGATCGAGGACGCGCGCAAGACCGGCGTGATGTTCTCCCTGCACGTGAAGGCGACGATGATGAAGGTCTCCCACCCCATCGTCTTCGGCCATTGCGTGAAGATCTTCTACCGTGACGCGTTTGCCAAGCACCAGAAGCTGTTCGACGAGCTGGGTGTGAACGTCAACAACGGCATGGTCGACCTGTACAACAAGATTGCCACGCTGCCGCAGAGCCTGCAGGATGAGATCAAGCGCGACCTGCACGCCTGCCACGAGCACCGCCCCGAGCTCGCCATGGTCGATTCGGCCAAGGGCATCACCAACTTCCATTCGCCCAACGACATCATCGTCGATGCCTCCATGCCCGCCATGATCCGCAACGGCGGCAAGATGTGGGGCGCCGACGGGCGCCTCAAGGACGTCAAGGCCGTGATGCCCGAGTCGACCTTTGCCCGCATCTACCAGGAGATGATCAACTTCTGCAAGTGGCACGGTGCCTTCGACCCCAAGACCATGGGCACGGTGCCCAACGTGGGCCTGATGGCACAGCAGGCCGAGGAATACGGCAGCCACGACAAGACCTTCGAGATCCCCGAGGACGGCGTGGCCAACATCACCGACCTGAACACCGGCGAGGTGCTGATGAGCCAGAACGTCGAAGCAGGCGACATCTGGCGCATGTGCCAGGTCAAGGACGCTCCGATTCGCGACTGGGTCAAGCTCGCCGTCACGCGCGCGCGCAATTCCGGCATGCCGGTCGTGTTCTGGCTTGACCCGTACCGCCCGCACGAGCGCGAGCTGATCACCAAGGTCAAGATGTACCTGCACGAGCACGACACCACGGGTCTGGACATCCAGATCATGAGTCAGGTGCGCGCCATGCGCTACACGCTCGAGCGCGTCGTGCGTGGCCTGGACACCATCAGCGCCACGGGCAATATCCTGCGCGACTACCTGACTGACCTGTTCCCCATCATGGAGCTGGGCACCAGCGCCAAGATGCTGTCCATCGTGCCGCTGATGGCCGGCGGCGGCATGTACGAGACGGGCGCGGGCGGCTCCGCGCCCAAGCATGTGCAGCAGCTGGTGGAGGAAAACCACCTGCGCTGGGACAGCCTGGGTGAGTTCCTGGCCCTGGCCGTGTCGCTGGAAGACCTGGGCATCAAGAACCACAATGCCCGCGCCAAGCTGCTGGCCAAGACACTGGACGCCGCCACCGGCAAGCTGCTGGACAACAACAAGAACCCCAGCCCCAGGACCGGCCAGCTCGACAACCGCGGCAGCCAGTTCTACCTGGCCATGTACTGGGCGCAGGAACTGGCCGGCCAGACCGAGGACGCAGAGTTGGCCGCCAAGTTCGCGCCCCTGGCCAAGCAGCTGACCGACAACGAGGCCAAGATCGTCGAAGAACTGAACGTCATCCAGGGCAAGGCAGTGGACATCGGCGGCTACTACCAGCCAGACCTCGCCAAGCTCGATGCCGTGATGCGCCCCAGCGCCACGTTCAACGCTGCGCTCGCGACGCTGGCGACCTGA